The sequence below is a genomic window from Chryseobacterium foetidum.
AGAAAGGTTTAATTGCCCAGATTACAAAGGGGGACTGGCTGGTAACTGATGTTTTGGGTTTCAACGAAAAGAAAAAAGATATTTATTATACCTCGACAGAAGTAAGCCCCACAGAAAGACATTTGTACAGAATCAACTGGAATTCCTACAAAAAACAGAGACTCGACGATGCTGAAGGAACACATGCCGGAGTTTTGAGCGCCGATGGAAATTATCTTTATGATACTTACTCAAACGCAACTACTCCGAGAAAAGTAAATGTAATCAACACCACGACTTTGAAAATTCAAAACCTGTTGACTGCAGAAAATCCTTTGAAGAATTACGCAAGACCGGAAATTAAAAATATCAATTTAAAAGCTGACGACGGAACAATTTTGTACGGAAAAATCATCCTTCCCACCAATTTTGATCCCGCTAAAAAATATCCGGCAATTGTTTATTTATATAACGGACCGCACTTACAGTTGATCAATAATACTTTCCCGGCATCTGGAAATCTTTGGTATGAATATATGGCTCAAAACGATTACATTATCTTCACAATGGATGGGAGAGGTTCTGCTAACCGTGGTTTGAAGTTTGAGCAGGCTGTTTTCAGAAACCTTGGAACTACCGAAATGAATGACCAGATGAAAGGTGTGGATTATTTAAGATCGCTTCCTTACGTAGATTCAGAAAAACTGGGAATTCACGGGTGGAGTTTTGGTGGTTTTATGACGACCAGTTTCATGCTTCGTCATCCCGATGTTTTTAAAGCCGGAGTAGCAGGTGGACCGGTTATCGACTGGAGCATGTACGAAATCATGTATGGCGAAAGATATATGGATTCTCCTCAGGAAAATCCGCAGGGTTATGCAGCTTCAAATCTTTTGGATAAAGTTCAGAATTTAAAAGGAAAACTTTTGATGATTCACGGTGCTCAGGACGATGTCGTGGTTTGGCAACATTCGGTAAAGTTCCTGAAATCAGCGGTTGATAATGGAGTACAGCTGGATTATTTCATGTATCCTGGCCATCCTCACAACGTTGGCGGAAAAGACAGAGTGCATTTAATGCAGAAAGTAACAGATTATTTTGATCAGAATCTAAAAGGTAAATAAGATGAAAAGAGTCGTAGTCATTCATTTTTTATTGGTTATTTCATTCTTTTCAGCGCAGACTTCCGTAGATTTTAAAGACATTGGTGAGAAGGTTAAAGATTCTGCCAGTGCGTATTATTATAAAAAATTAGTTTACAAATTTGTACATCTGCCCCAAAGTCTGGATTCTATCGAGTCAAAATATTTATACTACGGACAGTTTTCAGCCCCGGATTATGATGATAAAAAAGTAGTTGTTGTAGGAGATTTTACAGAATTTTTCAACAGAAAAAAATATAAAGAAGGTATTGAAGAAGGGGAGAAGATTCTAAAACAGGAACCGGTAAATCTTGAAGTTTTAGGAAAACTTGTATTACTTTATGATCAGGGAGACAAAGAAAACAAAATGTTTCCGGTGCGTACAGCTCAGTTCAAAGCACTTCTTGATGCCGTGATTAAAAATCCGGTACAAAAAGATGAAAACAAAGTGTATGTAGTAATGTCTATTGCTGATGAGTATTTGGTTGCCAATTTTTTAGGCTATAATCTTTATACCATGAGAAGGCGTTCTGATCATGTTTCTGACGGAATTATCGACAACTGGAAATTATTAAAAAAAAGAATTTCCTTTTTAGTACATTATAAACGAGATTAGAATGTAGTTCAATTAAGAGATAAAAAATCCGGCTTTACAGTCGGATTTTGCTATTTCTGAATGTATATGTTCTTACCAAACATCAACGTTTTTAAACAAGCATTCAACTAATTTTGCTCTATAAATATCAACAGTATGGAATTAGGAATAGGAATGTTCGGAGATGTGTCATTCGACCAGAAAACCGGAAAATATAGAGATGCCGGAGTGAAAATCCGTGAAATCATCGGTCAGGTAAAACTGATGGATGAGGTGGGGATTGATGTTTTAGCAATGGGAGAGCATCACCGTGCAGATTATGCAGTTTCTTCACCTGAAATGGTTTTGGCAGCAGCTGCAAGTGTTACAAAAAATATTAAGCTCGCAAGCGGAGTAACGGTTTTAAGTTCGTCCGAACCTGTGAAAGTATATGAAGATTTTGCAACATTAGATCTGATTTCAGACGGAAGAGCAGAAATTT
It includes:
- a CDS encoding S9 family peptidase, with the protein product MKLHKLSLMMILLGGTAFAQTQKFTMAEAVNGLRTNLAVKNISQFSWSADGKSYINAVKNGYLITDIKTGKQDTLVSLNQLNKGLAENKLKGFPQVKFTDASKGYYMSGGKMVWVERSGSEWKAKKSADMPKTAENFKVFNDNQTFAFTDKNNLFVNKNGKTIAVSNEANENILFGANNVHRNEFGIDTGIFPAPNSESVAFYRMDQTMVADYPIIDWSVTPAVNTNIKYPMAGKTSHEVTLGVFNIKSESTTYLKIEGEKDQYLTAVTWSPDSKYIFVGVLNRGQNHLQMNQYDAVTGNLVKTLFEEKSDKYVEPQHPLLFFPNSNTDFIWQSQRSGYNHLFHYNLEKGLIAQITKGDWLVTDVLGFNEKKKDIYYTSTEVSPTERHLYRINWNSYKKQRLDDAEGTHAGVLSADGNYLYDTYSNATTPRKVNVINTTTLKIQNLLTAENPLKNYARPEIKNINLKADDGTILYGKIILPTNFDPAKKYPAIVYLYNGPHLQLINNTFPASGNLWYEYMAQNDYIIFTMDGRGSANRGLKFEQAVFRNLGTTEMNDQMKGVDYLRSLPYVDSEKLGIHGWSFGGFMTTSFMLRHPDVFKAGVAGGPVIDWSMYEIMYGERYMDSPQENPQGYAASNLLDKVQNLKGKLLMIHGAQDDVVVWQHSVKFLKSAVDNGVQLDYFMYPGHPHNVGGKDRVHLMQKVTDYFDQNLKGK
- a CDS encoding DUF4919 domain-containing protein — encoded protein: MKRVVVIHFLLVISFFSAQTSVDFKDIGEKVKDSASAYYYKKLVYKFVHLPQSLDSIESKYLYYGQFSAPDYDDKKVVVVGDFTEFFNRKKYKEGIEEGEKILKQEPVNLEVLGKLVLLYDQGDKENKMFPVRTAQFKALLDAVIKNPVQKDENKVYVVMSIADEYLVANFLGYNLYTMRRRSDHVSDGIIDNWKLLKKRISFLVHYKRD